A single genomic interval of Nonomuraea rubra harbors:
- a CDS encoding DUF6204 family protein, translating to MFRVTIRGKFKGLDDAGRAAVLAAAGAGYTEAGTFTHDATVSVFTFRCQVPAETPDDGEDDAALGAMAALEAYGLPHEILKIAVTDMRDIKIRRKSG from the coding sequence GTGTTCAGGGTGACGATCAGGGGCAAGTTCAAGGGGCTCGACGACGCGGGCAGGGCCGCCGTGCTGGCGGCGGCGGGCGCCGGGTACACCGAGGCCGGCACGTTCACGCACGACGCGACCGTGTCGGTGTTCACCTTCCGCTGCCAGGTGCCGGCCGAGACGCCGGACGACGGTGAGGACGACGCGGCGCTGGGAGCGATGGCGGCACTGGAGGCGTACGGCCTGCCGCACGAGATCCTGAAGATCGCGGTGACCGACATGCGGGACATCAAAATTCGCCGGAAATCGGGGTGA
- a CDS encoding biotin transporter BioY yields the protein MKRQRGFAMQTLARVAVFAALIAVLGVPGTLNVFGAAVPITLQTMGVMLAGVILGSWRAALAVLVLLVLIAAGLPLAAGGRGGLGLFTGPSAGFLIGWLPGAAVTGWLVERAGRSPSTLRLFLACLVGCVGVIYLFGIPVWALVSGMTLGAAAWSTLLFLPGDLIKAGLTAVVARGTQRAYPDAVPAVHRERVRSDGGR from the coding sequence ATGAAGAGACAGCGCGGGTTCGCGATGCAGACCCTGGCGAGGGTGGCCGTGTTCGCGGCACTCATCGCCGTACTCGGCGTGCCCGGCACGCTGAACGTCTTCGGTGCGGCCGTTCCCATCACGCTGCAGACGATGGGCGTGATGCTGGCGGGGGTGATCCTGGGCTCGTGGCGGGCCGCGCTGGCCGTCCTGGTGCTGCTCGTGCTGATCGCCGCCGGGCTGCCGCTGGCGGCCGGCGGGCGGGGCGGGCTCGGGTTGTTCACCGGGCCGTCGGCAGGGTTCCTGATCGGCTGGCTTCCGGGGGCCGCGGTGACCGGGTGGCTGGTGGAGCGGGCGGGCCGCAGCCCGAGCACCCTGCGGTTGTTCCTGGCCTGCTTGGTAGGTTGCGTCGGCGTGATCTATCTGTTCGGGATTCCCGTCTGGGCGCTCGTCAGCGGGATGACGCTCGGCGCGGCGGCGTGGAGCACCCTCCTCTTCCTGCCCGGCGACCTGATCAAGGCCGGGCTGACCGCGGTCGTGGCCAGGGGCACGCAGCGCGCCTACCCCGACGCGGTGCCCGCCGTGCACCGCGAACGCGTGCGCTCGGACGGGGGGCGTTGA
- a CDS encoding DNA/RNA non-specific endonuclease translates to MPALLPALRRASAAALLLTAGAAAPAYAPDSAPCERHLKPAHTYHAHRQTFTTDDAGRPAEALARKLVDRSAPRTACQSTVGEWGGRGDWNGGHLIAASFDGVGLRYNLVPMRGRQINQGLMKRVEDGARACLEGDGAVTDYRVRLRYPGRTALVPDQIRISLSASRTLEFALPNRELTAKELRTRQEEIAKAFQEFCGNGIGRQQMIRRNVVGSLHARP, encoded by the coding sequence GTGCCCGCACTTCTCCCTGCCCTGCGCCGCGCGAGCGCCGCCGCCCTGCTGCTCACCGCCGGGGCGGCGGCCCCCGCGTACGCGCCCGACAGCGCTCCCTGCGAGCGCCACCTGAAGCCGGCCCACACCTACCACGCCCACCGCCAGACCTTCACCACCGACGACGCCGGACGCCCCGCCGAGGCCCTGGCCAGGAAGCTCGTCGACAGGTCCGCCCCGCGCACCGCGTGCCAGAGCACGGTGGGCGAGTGGGGCGGGCGCGGCGACTGGAACGGCGGCCACCTCATCGCCGCCTCCTTCGACGGCGTCGGCCTGCGCTACAACCTCGTCCCCATGCGGGGCAGGCAGATCAACCAGGGCCTGATGAAACGCGTCGAGGACGGCGCCCGCGCCTGCCTGGAGGGCGACGGCGCCGTCACCGACTACCGGGTCCGCCTGCGTTACCCCGGCCGCACGGCCCTCGTGCCCGACCAGATCCGGATCTCCCTGTCGGCCTCCAGGACGCTGGAGTTCGCCCTGCCGAACCGCGAGCTCACCGCCAAGGAGCTGCGAACCCGGCAGGAGGAGATCGCCAAGGCGTTCCAGGAGTTCTGTGGGAACGGTATCGGTCGCCAGCAGATGATCCGCCGCAATGTTGTGGGATCCCTCCATGCCCGTCCGTGA
- a CDS encoding helix-turn-helix domain-containing protein, whose protein sequence is MRNLEAVDARLADRLAELRVERGWPLEELAHRSGISRSTLSRLERGEISPTAALLGKLCEVYGRTMSRLLAEVEDEPPQVLTAAAQPVWRDEESGFVRRSVSPPHPGLRGEVVESTLRPGADIAYDAPPVPGLEQHIWVLEGAVEITANGRTHLVEAGDCLRFRLWGGSRFRCQGPGPSRYAIFVVLP, encoded by the coding sequence GTGAGAAACCTGGAGGCCGTGGACGCCCGGCTCGCCGACCGCCTGGCCGAGCTGCGGGTCGAGCGGGGCTGGCCGCTGGAGGAGCTGGCGCACCGGTCCGGCATCAGCCGATCGACGCTGTCGAGGCTGGAGCGCGGCGAGATCAGCCCCACGGCGGCCCTGCTCGGCAAGCTGTGCGAGGTGTACGGGCGGACGATGTCCCGGCTGCTGGCCGAGGTGGAGGACGAGCCGCCGCAGGTCCTGACGGCCGCGGCGCAGCCGGTGTGGCGGGACGAGGAGTCGGGGTTCGTGCGCCGCTCGGTCTCCCCGCCCCATCCGGGGCTGCGCGGCGAGGTCGTGGAGTCGACGCTGCGGCCGGGGGCCGACATCGCCTACGACGCGCCGCCCGTACCGGGGCTGGAGCAGCACATTTGGGTCCTGGAGGGGGCGGTGGAGATCACCGCCAACGGCCGCACGCATCTCGTGGAGGCGGGCGACTGCCTGCGCTTCCGCCTGTGGGGCGGCTCCCGCTTCCGCTGCCAGGGCCCCGGCCCGTCCCGTTACGCGATCTTCGTCGTCCTGCCCTGA
- a CDS encoding RNA polymerase sigma factor yields the protein MSHDDRKQRFEVIYVAAYADILAYIRRRTDSHEDAADALAETFATAWRRLDDIPDGRDARLWLYGVARRVLANGRRAESRRSELVERLGRELAVWAERLEAGESLSGVRDAFARLSADDREILALAGWEGLGSDEIATVLGCSRANARLRLHRARKRLATHLDAVGIDLARIGLRAVAMTKGAM from the coding sequence TTGTCCCACGATGACCGCAAACAGCGCTTCGAGGTGATCTACGTTGCCGCCTATGCCGACATCCTCGCCTACATCCGGCGGCGTACCGACTCCCACGAGGACGCCGCCGACGCGCTCGCCGAGACGTTCGCCACGGCCTGGCGCCGCCTGGACGACATCCCGGACGGGCGGGACGCGCGCCTGTGGCTGTACGGCGTGGCCCGCCGCGTGCTGGCCAACGGCCGCCGCGCGGAGTCGCGCCGCAGCGAGCTGGTGGAGCGGCTCGGCCGCGAGCTCGCCGTGTGGGCGGAGCGTCTGGAAGCCGGCGAGAGCCTGTCGGGCGTGCGGGACGCGTTCGCGCGGCTGAGCGCCGACGACCGGGAGATCCTCGCGCTGGCGGGCTGGGAGGGGCTGGGCTCCGACGAGATCGCCACCGTCCTGGGCTGCTCGCGGGCCAACGCCAGGCTGCGGCTGCACCGGGCACGCAAACGGCTGGCCACGCACCTGGACGCGGTCGGCATCGACCTGGCCCGCATCGGCCTGCGCGCCGTCGCGATGACGAAGGGGGCCATGTGA
- a CDS encoding GNAT family N-acetyltransferase — protein sequence MRTIARLSAGEFEHCVKELAELLADAVDDGASLGFVEPFGHEAAAAWWRAQAPAVAAGSQLVWVCRLGGVLAGTVSLIPAAKANARHRAEIVKLMVHRDARGQGLSRALLATAEQAALDSGATLLLLDTETGSTAEHVYLSGGWTRYGIVPDYAASPDGTLRDCSFFYKRLTPSG from the coding sequence ATGCGCACCATCGCACGCCTGTCCGCCGGGGAGTTCGAGCACTGCGTCAAGGAGCTGGCCGAGCTGCTGGCCGACGCCGTGGACGACGGCGCCTCGCTGGGGTTCGTCGAGCCGTTCGGCCATGAGGCGGCGGCCGCGTGGTGGCGGGCGCAGGCCCCGGCGGTGGCCGCGGGCAGCCAGCTCGTGTGGGTCTGCCGCCTGGGCGGCGTCCTGGCCGGCACCGTCAGCCTGATCCCGGCCGCCAAGGCCAACGCCCGCCACCGCGCCGAGATCGTCAAGCTCATGGTCCACCGCGACGCCCGCGGCCAGGGCCTGTCACGCGCCCTGCTGGCCACGGCCGAGCAGGCCGCCCTGGACTCCGGAGCCACCCTGCTCCTGCTCGACACCGAGACCGGCAGCACCGCCGAGCACGTCTACCTGTCCGGCGGCTGGACCCGCTACGGCATCGTCCCCGACTACGCCGCCTCCCCTGACGGCACCCTGCGCGACTGCAGCTTCTTCTACAAGCGCCTGACACCGTCCGGCTAG
- a CDS encoding MerR family transcriptional regulator, producing MRIGELAALLGVSTRTVRYYHHKGVLPEPPRLTNGYREYGMRDAVALARVRRLAELGLTLDEARDVIAEDRSRELPEILAEIDADLAAQEREIHRRRARLAEVLARAEDGTLGPDDTASPDLLAFLRVVDMPASKSAAWDRDLLVLVDSVSAAPDRQRAFTMLDTLAADPSTTEQGQEFYRRMDELADAEPGDPRVAPLAATLADYSVEHVLHDLKPGPGWDPEQLEPFLEGLAPAQAEVVRQATWLIAAQLTG from the coding sequence ATGCGCATCGGAGAGCTGGCCGCGTTGCTCGGGGTGTCCACCCGGACAGTGCGCTACTACCACCACAAGGGCGTACTGCCGGAGCCGCCGCGCCTGACCAACGGCTACCGCGAGTACGGCATGCGCGACGCCGTCGCCCTGGCCCGCGTCCGCCGCCTGGCCGAGCTGGGCCTGACCCTCGACGAGGCACGCGACGTCATCGCCGAGGACCGTTCCAGGGAACTGCCCGAGATCCTCGCCGAGATCGACGCCGACCTCGCGGCGCAGGAGCGGGAGATCCACCGGCGGCGGGCCCGCCTGGCGGAGGTGCTGGCGCGCGCCGAGGACGGCACGCTCGGCCCCGACGACACCGCCTCGCCGGACCTGCTGGCGTTCCTGCGCGTGGTGGACATGCCCGCGTCGAAGAGCGCGGCCTGGGACCGCGACCTGCTCGTGCTGGTGGACAGCGTCTCGGCGGCGCCCGACAGGCAGCGCGCGTTCACGATGCTGGACACGCTGGCCGCCGACCCCTCGACGACGGAGCAGGGGCAGGAGTTCTATCGCAGGATGGACGAGCTCGCCGACGCCGAGCCCGGCGACCCCCGCGTGGCGCCGCTGGCCGCGACCCTGGCCGACTACAGCGTGGAACACGTGCTGCACGACCTGAAGCCGGGCCCCGGCTGGGACCCTGAGCAGCTCGAGCCGTTCCTCGAAGGGCTGGCCCCCGCGCAGGCGGAGGTCGTCCGGCAGGCGACCTGGCTCATCGCGGCCCAGCTGACCGGATAA
- a CDS encoding SDR family NAD(P)-dependent oxidoreductase, translating into MWFITGASRGLGRAFTEAALAAGDRVVAAARNVEPLAELARQHPDTLVRLPLDVSDRAAVFEGVERAVAAFGRLDVVLNNAGGLLLGMVEEATEEQLRAHFDVNFFGAVWVAQAVVPHLRAQGSGHLLQVTSMGAGGGFASTGMYAAGKSALDSVSEALAMELAQFGVKVTILQMGGYDTGLFTVGTTATEPDPAYADLRAKLAEMWGDDAGPDPSTAAPVIMELVGLPEPPVRLIVGSTSYDIVLQLEQARTEQYRAWERLSRLAPG; encoded by the coding sequence GTGTGGTTCATCACCGGTGCCTCGCGGGGCCTCGGACGCGCGTTCACCGAAGCGGCACTGGCCGCCGGGGACCGGGTCGTCGCGGCGGCGCGGAACGTCGAGCCGCTGGCCGAGCTGGCCCGGCAGCACCCTGACACCCTCGTACGGCTGCCGCTCGACGTGTCCGACCGCGCGGCCGTGTTCGAGGGCGTGGAGCGGGCCGTGGCCGCGTTCGGCCGGCTCGACGTCGTGCTCAACAACGCCGGCGGCCTGCTGCTCGGCATGGTGGAGGAGGCGACGGAGGAGCAGCTCAGAGCCCATTTCGACGTCAACTTCTTCGGCGCCGTCTGGGTCGCCCAGGCCGTCGTGCCGCACCTGCGCGCCCAGGGCTCCGGCCACCTCCTCCAGGTGACCTCGATGGGCGCGGGCGGCGGCTTCGCCTCGACCGGCATGTACGCGGCGGGCAAGTCCGCGCTCGACTCCGTGAGCGAGGCACTGGCCATGGAGCTCGCGCAGTTCGGCGTCAAGGTCACCATCCTGCAGATGGGCGGCTACGACACCGGCCTGTTCACGGTGGGCACCACCGCGACCGAGCCCGACCCCGCCTACGCGGACCTGCGCGCCAAGCTGGCCGAGATGTGGGGCGACGACGCCGGCCCCGACCCGAGCACCGCCGCGCCCGTCATCATGGAGCTGGTCGGCCTGCCCGAGCCGCCGGTGCGGCTGATCGTCGGCAGCACCTCCTACGACATCGTGCTGCAGCTGGAACAAGCGCGCACCGAACAATATCGCGCCTGGGAACGGCTCAGCCGGCTGGCGCCCGGATAA
- a CDS encoding nitroreductase/quinone reductase family protein encodes MPMDFNQQIIDEFRANKGQVGGPFEGARLLLLTTTGARSGAPHTTPLGYLPDGERLLVIASAGGSPRHPAWYHNLRADPQVTVETGLFTYTAKAVVLDGEERDRMFARAVEVDPGWGAYEERSGRTLPVVALVAADYGPPAGRMGDALITMHDNFRRELALIRREVAASGPRLAAQLRVNCLTMCQGLHVHHSREDEYMFPALEGRYPELAPVMARLRDEHAVVARLLGELQALLRAEDVAPDELLAEVERLTRELEAHLDYEEEQLVPLLN; translated from the coding sequence ATGCCCATGGACTTCAACCAGCAGATCATCGACGAATTCCGCGCGAACAAGGGCCAGGTCGGCGGCCCCTTCGAAGGAGCAAGACTGCTCCTGCTGACCACCACCGGCGCCCGATCCGGCGCCCCGCACACCACGCCGCTCGGCTACCTGCCCGACGGCGAACGCCTCCTCGTCATCGCCTCCGCCGGCGGCTCGCCCAGGCACCCGGCCTGGTACCACAACCTGCGGGCCGATCCGCAGGTCACGGTGGAGACCGGCCTGTTCACGTACACGGCCAAGGCGGTGGTGCTCGACGGCGAGGAACGCGACCGCATGTTCGCCCGGGCCGTCGAGGTGGACCCGGGGTGGGGCGCGTACGAGGAGAGGTCCGGGCGGACCCTGCCCGTGGTGGCGCTGGTGGCCGCCGACTACGGTCCACCTGCCGGCCGCATGGGCGACGCCCTGATCACCATGCACGACAACTTCCGCCGCGAACTGGCCCTCATCCGCCGCGAGGTGGCCGCCTCGGGCCCGCGCCTGGCCGCCCAGCTGCGGGTCAACTGCCTGACCATGTGCCAGGGGCTGCATGTGCACCACTCGCGCGAGGACGAGTACATGTTCCCCGCGCTGGAGGGGCGGTACCCCGAGCTGGCGCCGGTGATGGCGCGGCTGCGGGACGAGCACGCGGTGGTCGCGCGGCTCCTCGGGGAGCTGCAGGCGCTGCTGAGGGCCGAGGACGTGGCGCCGGACGAGCTGCTCGCCGAGGTGGAGCGGCTCACCCGCGAGCTGGAGGCCCATCTGGACTACGAGGAGGAGCAGCTCGTACCGCTGCTGAACTGA
- a CDS encoding TetR/AcrR family transcriptional regulator, which yields MPKHPDPSRRSERSRQAILGAARELVSEVGYAKVSIEAIAARAGVGKQTIYRWWRSKGAVVFDAFLALSEVEEGGGMALPDTGDLEADLKLVMRATVAEFADPEFEGPIRALNTEIINDPDLAAQYRERLAAPVDEAKKARLRSAQRAGQIAADADLDLALELLYAPLFQRWLHRSGPLTPEYADALVDLFLRALRPI from the coding sequence ATGCCGAAGCACCCCGACCCGTCCCGCCGCAGCGAGCGCTCTCGCCAGGCCATCCTCGGCGCCGCCCGCGAGCTGGTCTCCGAGGTGGGGTATGCCAAGGTCTCCATCGAGGCCATCGCCGCCAGGGCCGGCGTGGGCAAGCAGACGATCTACCGCTGGTGGCGGTCCAAGGGCGCGGTGGTCTTCGACGCGTTCCTCGCGCTCAGCGAGGTGGAGGAGGGCGGCGGCATGGCGCTGCCCGACACCGGCGACCTCGAGGCCGACCTGAAGCTCGTGATGCGGGCCACGGTGGCGGAGTTCGCCGATCCGGAGTTCGAGGGGCCGATCAGGGCGCTCAACACCGAGATCATCAACGACCCCGACCTCGCCGCGCAGTACCGCGAGCGGCTGGCCGCGCCGGTGGACGAGGCCAAGAAGGCCCGGCTGCGCAGCGCGCAGCGGGCCGGTCAGATCGCCGCCGACGCCGACCTCGACCTGGCCCTGGAGCTGCTGTACGCGCCCCTGTTCCAGCGCTGGCTGCACCGCTCGGGCCCGCTGACCCCCGAGTACGCCGACGCCCTCGTTGACCTCTTCCTCAGGGCCCTGCGCCCGATTTGA
- the thrC gene encoding threonine synthase, whose amino-acid sequence MTTWHGLIDSPYRRWLPVTADTPSISLNEGNTPLLRSEHLSGLTGCDVWLKVEGANPTGSFKDRGMTVAISRAAEAGAEVVICASTGNTSASAAAYAARAGLTAAVLVPRSGVALGKLSQAVRYGAEIVEIDGTFDDCLRVARELAAHHPIALVNSVGNELRLAGQRTVAYEIADALGDAPDVHCLPVGNGGNITATWGGYRNYREAGLTSGLPRLWGFQAAGAAPLVRGEPVAEPRTAATAINIGHPATWDGALAARDESGGLIAAVTDEQIFEAYRLVARRDGVFAEPASAAGVAGLLDLHARGELEPGLRIVITLSGNGLKDLDASLRDGYTSTETSAATADVARALRLAA is encoded by the coding sequence ATGACTACCTGGCACGGCCTGATCGACAGCCCCTATCGGCGCTGGCTGCCGGTCACCGCCGACACCCCGTCCATCTCGCTCAACGAGGGCAACACCCCGCTGCTGCGCTCGGAGCACCTGTCCGGGCTCACCGGCTGCGACGTCTGGCTCAAGGTCGAGGGCGCGAACCCGACCGGCTCGTTCAAGGACCGTGGCATGACGGTGGCGATCAGCCGGGCCGCCGAAGCCGGCGCCGAGGTCGTCATCTGCGCCTCCACCGGCAACACCAGCGCCTCGGCCGCCGCCTACGCCGCCCGCGCCGGGCTGACCGCGGCCGTGCTGGTGCCCAGGAGCGGCGTCGCGCTGGGCAAGCTGAGCCAGGCCGTACGCTACGGCGCCGAGATCGTCGAGATCGACGGCACCTTCGACGACTGCCTGCGCGTGGCCCGCGAGCTGGCCGCCCACCACCCGATCGCGCTGGTCAACTCGGTGGGCAACGAGCTGCGCCTGGCCGGGCAGCGCACCGTGGCGTACGAGATCGCCGACGCCCTCGGCGACGCGCCCGACGTGCACTGCCTGCCGGTGGGCAACGGCGGCAACATCACCGCCACCTGGGGCGGCTACCGCAACTACCGCGAGGCCGGGCTGACGTCCGGGCTGCCGCGCCTGTGGGGGTTCCAGGCGGCCGGCGCGGCCCCGCTCGTACGCGGCGAGCCCGTCGCCGAGCCGCGCACGGCGGCCACCGCGATCAACATCGGCCACCCGGCCACCTGGGACGGCGCCCTGGCGGCCCGCGACGAGTCAGGCGGGCTGATCGCCGCGGTGACCGACGAGCAGATCTTCGAGGCGTACCGGCTGGTGGCCCGCCGTGACGGCGTCTTCGCCGAGCCGGCCTCGGCGGCCGGGGTGGCGGGCCTGCTCGACCTGCACGCCAGGGGCGAGCTGGAGCCGGGCCTGCGCATCGTGATCACCCTCAGCGGCAACGGGCTGAAGGACCTCGACGCCTCCCTGCGTGACGGCTACACCTCGACCGAAACCTCGGCCGCCACCGCGGACGTGGCCCGCGCCCTGCGCCTGGCCGCCTGA
- a CDS encoding class I adenylate-forming enzyme family protein produces MPVARDVLSHAAGRPSRLAVCGPEGELTYAQLAGKIDGAARHLRGRGIGPGALVGVALADPVELITAVLAADLAGATPLVGDHAWDRERWDQVTGEHLAARLDTPLPYVPGPPVRTEAGPDDLAWACFSSGSTGRPRAIVRTRASWTGSYPHLGDLTGIGPDDVVLVPGPLVSSLYAFAALHALATGATAVLPGRWPGRSLAGHLARASVVHVVPHRLPDVLRQPGSLRMAVVGGAALAPGSRADAAAAGVRVVSYYGATELSFVAVDTDGGGLRPFPGVRIEVRTGAHGPLGEVWARSPWLAEGYLAGAAGPLRRDDDGWVTVGDLAEPYREGQPLRLRGRGDGAIQTGGATVVPEDVEEVLRNVPGVHDIVVVGLPHPSLGSVVTAVVEAGRAATPQRALLEATARGGLDAAQRPRRWFVVPSLPRNPTGKPARALVAARLAGGDPEIRRLA; encoded by the coding sequence ATGCCCGTAGCCCGTGACGTCCTGTCGCACGCCGCCGGGCGCCCGTCTCGGCTCGCCGTGTGCGGCCCCGAGGGCGAGCTCACCTACGCCCAGCTCGCCGGCAAGATCGACGGCGCCGCCCGTCACCTGCGCGGCCGGGGCATCGGCCCCGGCGCCCTGGTCGGCGTCGCCCTGGCCGACCCCGTGGAGCTGATCACCGCCGTGCTGGCGGCCGACCTGGCCGGGGCCACTCCGCTGGTGGGCGACCACGCCTGGGACCGCGAGCGGTGGGACCAGGTCACCGGCGAGCACCTCGCCGCCCGCCTCGACACGCCGCTCCCGTACGTGCCGGGCCCGCCCGTACGCACCGAGGCCGGCCCGGACGACCTGGCCTGGGCGTGCTTCAGCTCCGGCAGCACCGGCCGCCCCCGCGCCATCGTGCGCACCCGCGCCTCGTGGACCGGCTCCTACCCGCATCTCGGCGATCTGACCGGGATCGGCCCCGACGACGTCGTGCTGGTGCCGGGCCCGCTCGTCTCCTCCCTGTACGCCTTCGCCGCCCTGCACGCCCTGGCCACCGGCGCGACGGCCGTCCTGCCCGGCAGGTGGCCGGGCCGCTCCCTGGCCGGCCACCTGGCGCGGGCGAGCGTCGTGCACGTGGTGCCGCACCGGCTGCCCGACGTGCTCCGGCAGCCCGGCTCGCTCCGCATGGCCGTGGTCGGCGGCGCGGCGCTCGCCCCTGGCTCGCGGGCGGACGCCGCCGCGGCCGGCGTGCGCGTCGTGTCGTACTACGGGGCCACCGAGCTGTCGTTCGTGGCCGTGGACACCGACGGGGGCGGGCTGCGGCCCTTTCCCGGCGTGCGGATCGAGGTGCGCACCGGCGCCCACGGGCCGCTCGGCGAGGTGTGGGCCCGCTCGCCCTGGCTGGCGGAGGGCTACCTGGCCGGCGCGGCCGGGCCGCTGCGCCGCGACGATGACGGCTGGGTGACCGTCGGCGACCTCGCCGAGCCGTACCGGGAAGGGCAGCCGCTGCGGCTGCGCGGGCGCGGCGACGGCGCGATCCAGACCGGCGGCGCCACCGTCGTGCCCGAGGACGTCGAGGAGGTGCTCAGGAACGTGCCGGGCGTGCACGACATCGTGGTGGTCGGCCTGCCGCACCCGTCCCTGGGCTCGGTGGTGACGGCCGTCGTCGAGGCCGGGCGGGCGGCCACGCCGCAGCGCGCCCTGCTGGAGGCCACGGCCAGGGGCGGGCTGGACGCGGCGCAGCGGCCCCGCCGCTGGTTCGTGGTGCCGAGCCTGCCGCGCAACCCGACGGGCAAGCCCGCCCGGGCGCTGGTCGCGGCCCGGCTGGCCGGCGGCGACCCCGAGATCCGGCGGCTGGCCTGA
- a CDS encoding MurR/RpiR family transcriptional regulator, whose translation MENDPIAARLGTVYPELPPGERAVVRVLLDDYPFAALGSLRGLAERAGVSPPTASRLFDRLGFEGFAAFQAAVRDGARDRSQLLEHVSGPAGLGQAAEELRAGLDGTLSAVPEQLCHQVAGLLAEARSVWALGGPLSELAAEYLIRQLASLRQGAYRVPGPVPARARTVLDLGPSDVVVAYDFRRYSPDTARFVRAAHERGARLVLLTDAWGSPLAAHAEVLISLPREASGPIAPLAHEIAVTELLLVATAARLAPARRLADLDALTRSLS comes from the coding sequence GTGGAGAACGATCCGATCGCGGCCCGGCTCGGCACCGTCTATCCCGAGCTGCCGCCCGGGGAGCGGGCCGTCGTGCGCGTGCTGCTCGACGATTATCCGTTCGCGGCGCTGGGCTCGCTGCGCGGCCTGGCCGAGCGGGCGGGGGTGAGCCCGCCGACGGCCTCGCGGCTGTTCGACCGGCTGGGGTTCGAGGGGTTCGCCGCGTTCCAGGCGGCCGTGCGCGACGGGGCGCGGGATCGCTCCCAGCTCCTGGAGCACGTCTCGGGGCCCGCGGGGCTGGGGCAGGCCGCGGAGGAGCTGCGGGCCGGGCTCGACGGCACCCTGAGTGCCGTGCCCGAACAGCTCTGCCACCAGGTGGCCGGGCTGCTGGCCGAGGCGCGCAGCGTGTGGGCGCTGGGCGGCCCGCTGAGCGAGCTGGCGGCCGAGTACCTGATCCGCCAGCTCGCCAGCCTGCGCCAGGGCGCGTACCGGGTGCCCGGCCCGGTGCCGGCGCGGGCACGTACGGTGCTGGACCTGGGGCCGTCCGACGTGGTCGTGGCCTACGACTTCCGCCGCTACTCCCCCGACACCGCCCGCTTCGTGCGCGCCGCGCACGAGCGGGGGGCGCGCCTGGTGCTGCTCACCGACGCCTGGGGGTCGCCGCTCGCCGCGCACGCGGAGGTGCTGATCAGCCTGCCGCGCGAGGCGAGCGGGCCGATCGCGCCGCTCGCGCACGAGATCGCGGTCACCGAGCTGCTGCTCGTCGCCACGGCCGCGCGGCTCGCGCCGGCCCGGCGGCTGGCCGACCTCGACGCGCTGACCCGGTCCCTGTCCTGA
- a CDS encoding TetR/AcrR family transcriptional regulator, translating to MTEGLRERKKRQTRQRISEVAIGLFVERGFDHVTIAEVAAAAEVSVNTVYNYFPAKEDLVLPPEEASPQRLADIVRERAPGESAAAAVLARLRREVRGRERQVGLTPGFGRVLEMMRAAPTLTARLEALGHQMTDALARLLAEESGAAEDDPLPRVIAWHLGCLHALVLSEIGRRTAAGERPDTIARAVLELLDAAESVLGERVLAYAVRGE from the coding sequence GTGACCGAAGGACTGCGCGAGCGCAAGAAGCGGCAGACCCGGCAGCGCATCTCCGAGGTGGCCATCGGCCTGTTCGTCGAGCGCGGCTTCGACCACGTCACCATCGCCGAGGTCGCGGCCGCCGCCGAGGTGTCGGTGAACACCGTCTACAACTACTTCCCGGCCAAGGAGGACCTGGTGCTGCCGCCCGAGGAGGCCTCCCCGCAGCGGCTGGCCGACATCGTGCGCGAGCGCGCCCCCGGCGAGTCGGCCGCGGCCGCGGTGCTGGCCAGGCTGCGCCGGGAGGTACGCGGGCGCGAGCGCCAGGTGGGCCTGACGCCCGGGTTCGGGCGGGTGCTGGAGATGATGCGGGCCGCGCCCACGCTCACCGCCCGGCTGGAGGCGCTCGGCCACCAGATGACCGACGCGCTGGCCAGGCTGCTGGCCGAGGAGAGCGGCGCCGCCGAGGACGATCCGCTGCCGCGCGTCATCGCCTGGCACCTCGGCTGCCTGCACGCGCTGGTGCTGTCGGAGATCGGCAGGCGCACGGCGGCGGGGGAGCGGCCCGACACGATCGCGCGGGCCGTGCTGGAGCTGCTGGACGCGGCCGAGAGCGTGCTGGGCGAGCGGGTCCTGGCCTACGCCGTACGAGGGGAGTGA